In the Gammaproteobacteria bacterium genome, one interval contains:
- the cyoE gene encoding heme o synthase — translation MNTGASILNRITPRARLREYYELCKPRVVMLIVFTAIVGMFLATPGMVPLDALLLGTLGIGLMASSAAAVNQMLDRHVDARMARTCGRPLVTGTLTMTESALFATVIGVAGFAILASWVNALTAWLTLVTLIGYAGVYTLYLKRATPQNIVIGGAAGAAPPVLGWVAVTGTLDPHSLLLFLIIFVWTPPHFWALAIERREEYAKVGIPMLPVTHGVEYTRTQVLLYTLLLIGTTLLPYVSGMSGPLYLVGALVLGGVFLYYAVMLKFAPKPGLPMKTFGYSIVYLMALFTVLLIDHYVPA, via the coding sequence ATGAATACAGGCGCAAGCATCCTCAATCGAATCACGCCGCGCGCACGGCTGCGCGAATACTACGAGCTGTGCAAGCCGCGCGTGGTGATGCTGATCGTGTTCACCGCGATTGTCGGCATGTTCCTGGCCACGCCGGGCATGGTGCCGCTGGACGCGCTGTTGCTGGGTACGCTCGGCATCGGCCTGATGGCCTCGTCGGCCGCGGCGGTCAATCAAATGCTGGACCGCCACGTCGATGCGCGCATGGCGCGCACCTGCGGCCGCCCGCTGGTCACCGGCACGCTGACGATGACCGAGTCGGCGCTGTTCGCCACCGTCATCGGCGTCGCCGGGTTCGCGATCCTGGCCAGCTGGGTCAATGCCCTGACCGCCTGGCTGACGCTGGTCACACTGATCGGCTATGCCGGCGTCTATACGCTTTACCTGAAACGCGCCACGCCGCAGAACATCGTCATCGGCGGGGCCGCCGGCGCCGCGCCGCCGGTGCTCGGCTGGGTCGCCGTGACCGGCACCCTGGATCCGCATTCGCTGCTGCTGTTTCTGATCATTTTCGTGTGGACACCGCCGCACTTCTGGGCGCTGGCCATCGAGCGTCGCGAGGAATACGCCAAGGTCGGTATTCCGATGCTGCCGGTCACGCATGGCGTGGAATACACGCGCACCCAGGTGCTGCTGTACACCTTGCTGCTGATCGGGACCACGCTGTTGCCGTATGTCAGCGGCATGTCCGGCCCGCTTTATCTGGTCGGCGCGCTGGTGCTCGGCGGTGTGTTTCTCTACTACGCGGTGATGCTCAAGTTCGCGCCGAAACCGGGCCTGCCGATGAAGACCTTCGGCTATTCGATCGTCTATCTGATGGCGCTGTTCACGGTGTTGCTGATCGATCACTACGTACCGGCGTAG
- a CDS encoding COX15/CtaA family protein, translating to MIWFRRINSLALLLCFCVVVLGAFVRLSDAGLGCPDWPGCYGHITVPDADHEVQAAEARFPDRPVEAHKAWKEMVHRYFASTLGLLIVALAAISLFQRKRGIPRVLPLVLVALVIFQGLLGMWTVTWLLKPLVVTGHLIGGMTTMALLLWLRLSVRPGPETRDPGPGEALPPKGLRTFAAVALVVLACQIFLGGWTSTNYAALACPDFPSCQLKMLPELDLKGAFTLWHGLGINYEYGVLDNRQRVTIHFIHRVGAVIVALVFSLLAVFLLSSGRGRWRRLGALVLAAVLLQLTIGISIVMLHLPLGLATAHNAGAAILLLVTVALNFFARDAVRQNP from the coding sequence ATGATCTGGTTTCGCCGTATCAATAGCCTGGCGCTGCTGCTGTGCTTCTGCGTCGTGGTGCTGGGCGCCTTCGTGCGTCTCTCCGACGCCGGCCTGGGTTGTCCGGACTGGCCCGGCTGCTACGGACACATCACCGTGCCGGACGCCGACCACGAGGTGCAGGCAGCCGAAGCGCGCTTCCCGGACCGTCCGGTCGAGGCGCACAAGGCCTGGAAGGAAATGGTCCATCGCTATTTCGCCTCCACGCTGGGCTTGCTGATCGTGGCGTTGGCGGCGATCAGTCTGTTTCAGCGCAAACGGGGCATTCCGCGGGTGCTGCCGCTGGTGCTGGTCGCGCTCGTGATATTCCAGGGCCTGCTCGGCATGTGGACCGTCACCTGGCTGCTCAAGCCTCTGGTCGTCACCGGGCACCTCATCGGCGGCATGACGACCATGGCCTTGCTGTTGTGGCTGCGTCTGTCGGTACGGCCGGGACCGGAGACCCGGGACCCGGGACCCGGAGAGGCGCTCCCGCCGAAAGGCTTGAGGACGTTCGCGGCTGTCGCCCTGGTGGTCCTCGCCTGCCAGATCTTTCTGGGCGGCTGGACCAGCACCAACTACGCGGCGCTGGCCTGCCCCGATTTCCCGAGCTGCCAGCTCAAGATGCTGCCCGAACTGGATCTCAAGGGCGCCTTCACGCTCTGGCACGGCCTCGGCATCAACTATGAATACGGCGTGCTCGACAACCGTCAGCGCGTCACCATCCATTTCATCCATCGCGTCGGTGCGGTGATCGTCGCGCTGGTGTTCTCGCTGCTGGCCGTGTTCCTGCTGAGCAGCGGTCGCGGACGCTGGCGCCGCCTCGGGGCGCTGGTGCTCGCGGCAGTGCTGCTGCAACTGACGATCGGTATCAGTATCGTGATGCTGCACCTGCCCCTGGGATTGGCGACGGCGCATAATGCCGGGGCCGCGATCCTGCTGCTGGTCACAGTGGCGCTGAACTTCTTCGCCCGCGACGCGGTCCGACAAAACCCATGA
- a CDS encoding SURF1 family protein: MAVSFRPRAWIVLATVLGCVAMLSAGLWQLRRADEKRAMIEQYRALADRPAQVLRVDTPAPSATRPLVVTVNGHYLPDQQLWLDNQVDQGVAGYHVWTPLVLDDGSGIVLVDRGWLAAPRSRDERPAAPVPSSALSLRGYWRELPESALHVENRLCEPNATPVVQYPRFEELRCLFDAPLADGLLWLAPEAEGGFRREWNVVDIGPERHLGYALQWFTFSATLFGLFVVLNLKRKP; the protein is encoded by the coding sequence ATGGCCGTGAGCTTTCGGCCGCGTGCCTGGATCGTGCTCGCGACGGTGCTCGGATGTGTCGCCATGCTGTCCGCGGGTCTCTGGCAACTGCGGCGTGCCGACGAGAAGCGGGCGATGATCGAGCAATATCGCGCGCTCGCTGATCGCCCGGCCCAGGTTCTGCGGGTCGATACACCGGCGCCGTCGGCTACGCGCCCGTTGGTGGTGACCGTGAATGGACACTACCTGCCGGACCAACAGCTTTGGCTCGACAATCAGGTGGATCAGGGCGTGGCGGGTTATCACGTCTGGACGCCACTGGTGCTCGATGACGGCAGCGGAATCGTGCTGGTCGACCGCGGTTGGTTGGCCGCGCCGCGTTCGCGTGATGAGCGCCCGGCCGCGCCGGTGCCGAGCTCAGCGCTGAGCCTTCGCGGATATTGGCGCGAACTGCCGGAATCGGCGCTGCACGTAGAGAACCGGTTGTGCGAGCCGAACGCGACGCCGGTCGTGCAGTATCCGCGGTTCGAGGAACTGCGCTGCCTGTTCGACGCACCGCTCGCCGATGGCCTGCTGTGGCTGGCGCCGGAGGCCGAGGGCGGCTTTCGGCGCGAGTGGAATGTGGTTGATATCGGACCCGAGCGACATCTCGGCTACGCGCTGCAATGGTTTACGTTCAGCGCCACCCTGTTTGGACTGTTTGTGGTCCTGAACCTGAAACGAAAGCCATGA
- a CDS encoding twin transmembrane helix small protein: MLPKLIIIAFLLAIVASLASGMFFLIRDPSNRKRTVNALTVRISLSLLLIAFLVLAYFMGWIQPHGIVD, translated from the coding sequence ATGCTGCCCAAGTTGATCATCATCGCGTTTCTGCTCGCGATCGTCGCGTCACTCGCTTCGGGGATGTTCTTCCTGATCCGCGACCCGAGTAACCGCAAGCGCACGGTCAACGCCTTGACGGTGCGGATCAGCCTGTCGCTGTTGCTGATCGCGTTTTTGGTGCTCGCGTACTTCATGGGCTGGATTCAGCCCCACGGCATCGTCGACTGA
- a CDS encoding cytochrome c oxidase subunit 3, translating into MATHATDSKQPYFVPAPSVWPFLLTVGLAATLLGVSHLLEGKAFTTIPLIAGVVIAVAIIFMWFRDVVSESETGKYGAQVDMTYRWGMGWFIFSEVMFFAAFFGALFYARHMALPWLGGAGEKLSTNLLLWPDFENTWPTNGPGEIGGDFETVSAWGLPFINTLLLLSSGVTITIAHHALKDAKRLKCIIFMWATVALGATFLYFQAEEYIHAYHELNLTLGSGIYGSTFFMLTGFHGMHVTLGTFMLIVITLRLMKGHFKPDSHFGFEGVAWYWHFVDVVWVGLFVFVYIL; encoded by the coding sequence ATGGCGACGCACGCGACTGATTCGAAGCAACCCTATTTTGTGCCCGCGCCCAGCGTGTGGCCGTTTCTGTTGACGGTAGGCCTGGCCGCCACGCTGCTGGGCGTTTCGCATCTGCTCGAAGGCAAGGCGTTCACGACGATTCCGCTGATCGCCGGCGTGGTGATTGCCGTCGCGATCATCTTCATGTGGTTCCGGGATGTCGTCTCGGAGAGCGAGACCGGCAAGTATGGCGCCCAGGTCGACATGACCTATCGCTGGGGCATGGGCTGGTTCATCTTCAGCGAGGTGATGTTCTTTGCCGCCTTCTTCGGCGCGCTGTTCTACGCACGTCACATGGCGCTGCCGTGGCTGGGCGGCGCCGGCGAAAAACTGTCGACCAATCTGCTGTTGTGGCCGGACTTCGAGAACACCTGGCCGACCAATGGTCCCGGTGAAATCGGCGGTGATTTCGAAACGGTCTCGGCCTGGGGTCTGCCGTTCATCAACACGCTGCTGTTGCTGTCCTCAGGCGTCACGATCACGATTGCGCATCACGCGCTCAAGGATGCCAAGCGCCTCAAGTGCATCATTTTCATGTGGGCGACGGTCGCGCTCGGCGCCACGTTCCTGTATTTCCAGGCCGAGGAGTACATCCACGCCTACCATGAACTGAACCTCACGCTCGGTAGCGGCATCTACGGTTCCACCTTCTTCATGCTGACCGGCTTCCACGGCATGCACGTCACGCTCGGCACGTTCATGTTGATCGTGATCACCTTGCGCCTGATGAAAGGCCACTTCAAACCGGATTCGCACTTCGGATTCGAAGGCGTGGCCTGGTACTGGCATTTCGTGGATGTGGTGTGGGTCGGACTGTTTGTCTTCGTCTATATCTTGTAG
- the ctaD gene encoding cytochrome c oxidase subunit I — protein sequence MAHEHAHDHDHEHHGPPPGLMRWVKTTNHKDLGTLYLCFSMLMFFIGGLMSLVIRAELFEPGLQFVHPEFFNSMTTMHALVMIFGGLMPAFTGLANWMVPMMVGAGDLALPRVNNWGFWLLPFAFALLLSTLFIGGGAPAGGWTMYPPLVLQTGAAFPLLIFSIHLMGISSITGAINVVVTILNMRAPGMTLLKMPLFVWTWLITAYLLIATMPVLAGAVTMLLTDKYFGTTFFDAAGGGDPVMFQHIFWFFGHPEVYILILPAFGVVSTIIPTFARKPLFGYDSMVYATASIAFLSFIVWAHHMFTVGMPLTGELFFMFSTMLIAVPTGVKVFNWIATMWKGSMTFETPMLFAVAFVFLFTIGGFSGLMLAIAPADFQYHDTYFVVAHFHYVLVPGAVFSVIAAIYYWIPKWTGHMYNEKLGKLHFWLSAIFINLTFFPQHFVGLAGMPRRIPDYAVQFTDFNQISTIGAFGFFFAQFLFIGNIMRCMARKGEKAKARAWEGAHGLEWTVASPAPYHTFEVPPQIDDAETQAAH from the coding sequence ATGGCACACGAACACGCGCACGATCACGACCACGAGCATCACGGTCCGCCCCCCGGGCTCATGCGCTGGGTCAAGACGACCAACCACAAGGATCTGGGCACGCTGTACCTGTGCTTCAGCATGCTGATGTTCTTCATCGGCGGCTTGATGTCGCTGGTGATCCGCGCCGAGCTGTTCGAACCGGGCCTGCAGTTCGTGCACCCCGAGTTCTTCAACTCCATGACCACCATGCACGCCCTGGTCATGATCTTCGGCGGTCTGATGCCGGCGTTCACCGGCCTGGCGAACTGGATGGTGCCGATGATGGTCGGTGCCGGCGATCTGGCGCTGCCGCGTGTCAACAACTGGGGCTTCTGGTTGCTGCCGTTCGCCTTCGCGCTGCTGCTGTCGACCCTGTTCATCGGTGGCGGTGCACCCGCGGGCGGCTGGACCATGTACCCGCCGCTGGTGCTGCAGACCGGCGCGGCATTTCCGTTGCTGATCTTCTCGATCCACTTGATGGGCATTTCGTCGATCACCGGCGCGATCAACGTCGTGGTCACGATCCTGAACATGCGTGCGCCGGGCATGACCCTGCTGAAGATGCCGCTGTTCGTGTGGACCTGGTTGATCACCGCCTATCTGCTGATCGCGACCATGCCGGTCCTGGCCGGCGCGGTGACGATGCTGCTCACCGACAAGTATTTCGGCACCACCTTCTTCGACGCCGCCGGCGGCGGCGATCCGGTGATGTTCCAGCACATCTTCTGGTTCTTCGGGCACCCCGAGGTCTACATCCTGATCCTGCCGGCCTTCGGCGTGGTTTCGACGATCATCCCGACCTTCGCGCGCAAGCCGCTGTTCGGCTATGACTCGATGGTGTACGCCACGGCTTCGATCGCCTTCCTGTCGTTCATCGTCTGGGCGCACCACATGTTCACCGTGGGCATGCCGCTGACCGGCGAGCTGTTCTTCATGTTCAGCACGATGCTGATCGCGGTACCCACCGGCGTGAAGGTGTTCAACTGGATCGCGACGATGTGGAAGGGCTCGATGACCTTCGAAACCCCCATGCTGTTCGCGGTGGCCTTCGTGTTCCTGTTCACCATCGGCGGCTTCTCCGGATTGATGCTGGCGATTGCGCCGGCGGACTTCCAGTACCACGACACCTATTTCGTGGTGGCGCATTTCCACTACGTGCTGGTGCCGGGTGCGGTGTTCTCGGTGATCGCGGCGATCTACTACTGGATCCCCAAGTGGACCGGACACATGTACAACGAGAAGCTCGGCAAGCTGCATTTCTGGCTGTCTGCGATCTTCATCAATCTCACGTTCTTCCCGCAGCACTTCGTCGGTCTGGCCGGCATGCCGCGCCGCATTCCGGACTACGCGGTGCAGTTCACCGACTTCAACCAGATTTCGACGATCGGCGCTTTCGGTTTCTTCTTCGCGCAGTTCCTGTTCATCGGAAACATCATGCGCTGCATGGCGCGCAAGGGTGAGAAGGCCAAGGCGCGCGCCTGGGAAGGCGCACATGGTCTGGAATGGACCGTGGCGTCGCCGGCGCCGTACCACACCTTCGAGGTGCCGCCGCAGATCGACGACGCCGAAACCCAGGCCGCGCACTGA
- the coxB gene encoding cytochrome c oxidase subunit II — translation MLASLAASVPAWAETPAAAQAKWNMPVGVTEISRSVHSLHMTIFYVCCVIGLVVFGAMFYSVFAHRRSRHPKPATFHESTLVEIIWTVLPFVVLIGMAIPATGTLVKMSDTSNSDMTIKITGYQWLWGYDYVGEGVSFYSRLDEASNAARQLDSGIDPASVENYLLNVDKPLVLPVGQKIRFQMTSADVIHAWWVPALGWKKDAIPGYVNEMWARIDEPGIYRGQCAELCGRDHGFMPIVVEALPQDEYEQWLAQQKGGDEAPAQSAETAAPATEVAAAEPAVAGDMDADADAGDSEAPAAAAGDELTKDALIETGKNAYQANCSACHQADGNGLPPTFPSLHGSAVVTGPVDEQIAQVLKGKNAMPPFAYLSDKDIAAAITYTRNSWGNDAGVVQPAQVAAAR, via the coding sequence ATGCTCGCCAGCTTGGCTGCCAGTGTGCCGGCCTGGGCCGAGACCCCGGCGGCGGCGCAAGCCAAGTGGAACATGCCGGTCGGTGTGACCGAAATCAGCCGCAGCGTGCACTCCCTGCACATGACGATCTTCTACGTCTGCTGCGTGATCGGGCTGGTCGTGTTCGGCGCGATGTTCTATTCGGTGTTCGCGCATCGCCGCTCGCGCCACCCCAAGCCGGCCACCTTCCACGAATCGACGCTGGTCGAGATCATCTGGACGGTGCTTCCGTTCGTGGTGCTGATCGGCATGGCGATTCCGGCCACCGGCACGCTGGTCAAGATGTCCGACACCAGCAATTCGGACATGACCATCAAGATCACGGGCTATCAATGGCTGTGGGGTTATGACTACGTCGGCGAGGGCGTAAGTTTCTACAGCCGCCTCGACGAAGCGTCCAACGCGGCGCGTCAGCTCGATTCCGGCATCGATCCGGCCAGCGTCGAGAACTATCTGCTCAATGTCGACAAGCCGCTGGTCCTGCCGGTGGGCCAGAAGATCCGCTTCCAGATGACCTCCGCGGACGTGATTCACGCCTGGTGGGTGCCGGCTCTGGGATGGAAGAAGGACGCGATTCCGGGTTACGTCAACGAGATGTGGGCGCGGATCGACGAGCCCGGCATCTATCGCGGTCAGTGCGCCGAACTTTGCGGCCGGGATCACGGCTTCATGCCGATCGTGGTCGAGGCGCTGCCGCAGGACGAGTACGAGCAATGGCTGGCGCAGCAGAAGGGCGGCGATGAGGCCCCCGCGCAGTCGGCCGAAACCGCTGCCCCGGCGACCGAGGTCGCAGCCGCTGAACCCGCCGTGGCCGGCGATATGGACGCAGATGCAGACGCAGGGGACTCCGAAGCACCGGCCGCCGCAGCCGGCGACGAGCTGACCAAGGATGCCTTGATCGAAACCGGCAAGAACGCGTACCAGGCGAATTGCTCGGCCTGCCATCAGGCGGACGGCAACGGTTTGCCGCCGACCTTCCCCTCGCTGCACGGCAGTGCCGTGGTCACCGGGCCGGTCGATGAGCAGATTGCCCAGGTACTCAAGGGCAAGAATGCGATGCCGCCGTTCGCCTATCTGTCCGACAAGGACATCGCGGCGGCGATTACCTATACCCGTAATTCTTGGGGCAACGACGCCGGTGTGGTCCAGCCGGCCCAGGTTGCCGCGGCCCGCTGA
- a CDS encoding DUF2244 domain-containing protein, translating into MAGISTVSLGIAGFLAWRGFWPVLPWAGLELAGLGAALWISIRRNAYREVLRFENDRLRVELGMLGRGVQSVCDLPRGSTRALLEPGATANESRHLLLSSGPQRIEIGRCLIEEEKVALQKRLKELLRPGWEHCSAEAAGTVPAET; encoded by the coding sequence ATGGCCGGAATCAGCACGGTGAGTCTGGGTATCGCCGGATTTCTGGCTTGGCGAGGCTTCTGGCCGGTACTGCCATGGGCTGGGCTGGAGCTGGCGGGGCTCGGGGCTGCGTTGTGGATCAGTATTCGTCGAAACGCCTATCGCGAGGTATTGCGATTCGAGAATGACCGTCTGCGCGTGGAACTCGGCATGTTGGGGCGCGGTGTGCAGTCGGTTTGTGATCTGCCGCGCGGTTCGACGAGAGCCTTGCTGGAACCGGGGGCCACCGCAAACGAGTCGCGTCATCTGCTGCTGAGCAGTGGGCCGCAACGCATCGAGATTGGGCGTTGCCTGATCGAAGAGGAAAAAGTGGCGCTGCAGAAGCGCTTGAAGGAATTGCTACGTCCCGGTTGGGAGCACTGCTCCGCCGAGGCTGCCGGCACGGTGCCGGCCGAAACTTAA
- the bioD gene encoding dethiobiotin synthase, whose protein sequence is MPLGHVIAVTGTDTGVGKTFAACALIQHARSRGLSVVGYKPVASGSEATPEGLRNEDALALMAASGTQLPYARINPYAFADPIAPHLAAADDDVRIDRARLTQGVAALRETHDLVIVEGAGGWQVPLGENWTFADWIGTNAWPVLMVVGIRLGCINHALLSAQSIAAQTRCVGWVANGLPPPADREADIVESLRRRLQAPLLATLPALSTPAEAADHFIESTLQSLEVPTSRR, encoded by the coding sequence ATGCCGCTCGGACACGTCATCGCGGTCACCGGAACCGACACCGGCGTGGGCAAGACCTTTGCCGCCTGTGCCCTGATTCAGCACGCGCGCTCCCGGGGGTTGAGCGTCGTCGGCTACAAGCCGGTGGCCAGCGGCAGCGAAGCCACGCCCGAGGGCTTGCGCAACGAGGATGCGCTGGCACTGATGGCGGCGTCCGGAACCCAATTGCCGTACGCGCGAATCAACCCCTACGCCTTTGCCGACCCGATCGCGCCGCATCTTGCCGCCGCCGACGACGATGTTCGCATCGATCGCGCGCGCCTGACGCAAGGTGTTGCTGCGCTGCGTGAAACGCACGATCTGGTGATCGTCGAGGGCGCCGGGGGCTGGCAAGTACCGCTGGGCGAGAACTGGACCTTTGCCGACTGGATCGGCACGAATGCCTGGCCGGTGCTGATGGTGGTGGGTATCCGCCTGGGCTGCATCAATCACGCCTTGCTGAGCGCGCAATCGATCGCTGCCCAAACCCGCTGTGTGGGCTGGGTCGCGAACGGTCTGCCGCCGCCGGCGGATCGAGAGGCGGACATCGTCGAAAGTTTGCGGCGCCGGCTTCAGGCGCCGTTGTTGGCGACGCTGCCAGCGCTGTCGACGCCCGCCGAGGCCGCAGATCATTTCATCGAGTCAACGCTGCAATCGTTGGAAGTTCCGACGTCAAGGCGCTGA
- a CDS encoding 8-amino-7-oxononanoate synthase has protein sequence MRAADLYRVRRVIEGNHGADIVVDGRRCINFCSNDYLGLAGDPRLAVAAKRALDHAGVGSGGSALISGYNAEHRALEEALADFTGRPRALLFSSGWAANLGVLRGLLRRGDAIVADELNHASLIDGGRLSGADYRRVPHRDLAAYEATLSDLATAPAGALSLIVSDSLFSMDGDLAELPALRRLGRRFDAPLMIDDAHGFGVLGEHGRGAVEMSSDSIPDIYVATLGKAIGAAGAFVAGDEDLVEYLVQRARSWIFSTAPPPAVAAAAHAGLRIAREEPEHRQRLHANIRQFVDGARRCGLPLGQAGEMSGTAIQPLLTGDEARTLAMSRGLFERGYWVAAIRPPTVPRGTSRLRITLSAAHRPAQIDGLLNALGEVWETLGLESEPA, from the coding sequence ATACGCGCGGCCGATCTGTACCGGGTGCGTCGGGTCATCGAAGGGAATCACGGCGCGGATATCGTGGTCGATGGTCGCCGCTGCATCAATTTCTGCAGCAACGACTACCTCGGCCTCGCGGGCGATCCGCGCCTGGCGGTGGCGGCGAAGCGCGCGCTGGACCATGCCGGTGTCGGCAGCGGTGGCTCGGCGCTGATCTCCGGATACAACGCGGAACACCGCGCGCTGGAAGAAGCCCTGGCGGACTTCACCGGCCGCCCGCGCGCCTTGCTGTTTTCGAGCGGCTGGGCGGCCAATCTGGGTGTGCTGCGCGGCCTGCTGCGCCGCGGTGATGCCATCGTCGCGGACGAACTGAATCACGCTTCGTTGATCGACGGCGGCCGTCTGTCCGGCGCCGACTATCGACGCGTTCCGCATCGCGATCTGGCCGCGTACGAAGCCACGCTGAGTGATCTGGCGACCGCCCCGGCCGGCGCGCTGTCGCTGATCGTCAGCGACAGCCTGTTCAGCATGGACGGGGATCTCGCCGAGCTACCGGCCCTGCGCCGCCTGGGCCGGCGATTCGACGCACCGCTGATGATCGACGACGCACACGGTTTCGGTGTGCTCGGCGAGCACGGGCGCGGTGCCGTCGAAATGTCTTCGGATTCGATCCCCGACATCTATGTGGCCACGCTCGGCAAGGCGATCGGCGCCGCCGGCGCCTTCGTCGCCGGTGACGAGGATCTGGTCGAGTATCTGGTGCAACGCGCACGCAGCTGGATCTTCTCCACGGCGCCGCCGCCCGCTGTCGCTGCGGCCGCGCATGCCGGTTTGCGGATCGCGCGCGAGGAGCCCGAGCATCGCCAGCGTCTGCACGCCAATATCCGGCAGTTCGTCGACGGTGCCCGGCGCTGCGGGCTTCCGCTCGGGCAGGCCGGAGAAATGTCCGGCACCGCGATCCAGCCGCTGCTGACGGGCGATGAGGCGCGAACCCTTGCGATGAGCCGCGGCCTGTTCGAGCGCGGCTACTGGGTCGCGGCGATTCGCCCGCCGACGGTGCCGCGCGGTACCTCGCGGCTGCGTATCACCTTGTCCGCCGCGCACCGCCCGGCGCAGATCGACGGTTTGCTCAACGCGCTCGGCGAGGTCTGGGAGACGCTGGGTCTCGAGTCCGAGCCAGCCTGA
- the bioB gene encoding biotin synthase BioB, translated as MSATEIRHDWSSAEVAALFDLPFSDLMFRAQTVHREHFDPNAVQLSTLLSIKTGACPEDCAYCPQSVRFETGLQKEALMEVGAVLEAAREAKANGATRFCMGAAWRSPKERDLDKVEAMVRGVKELGLESCVTLGMLKPQQAQRLAEAGLDYYNHNLDTSERYYKDIISTRTYADRLDTLSNVRDAGLKTCCGGIVGMGESREDRVELMLTLANLPAHPESVPINNLVQVPGTPLAGGEPLDPFEFVRSIAVARVMMPRAYVRLSAGRTEMNDQLQALCFLAGANSIFYGDRLLTTENPQNIRDRALFARLGIEAEGRTDAHCAPKAEVSAAVEGQCG; from the coding sequence ATGTCCGCCACCGAAATCCGTCACGACTGGTCCAGTGCCGAGGTCGCCGCGCTGTTCGATCTGCCGTTCTCCGATCTGATGTTTCGTGCGCAGACCGTGCATCGCGAACATTTCGACCCGAACGCGGTGCAGCTGTCCACCCTGTTGTCGATCAAGACCGGTGCCTGCCCCGAAGACTGCGCCTATTGCCCGCAGTCGGTGCGCTTCGAGACGGGTTTGCAGAAGGAGGCGTTGATGGAGGTCGGCGCGGTACTGGAAGCCGCGCGCGAGGCCAAGGCCAATGGCGCGACCCGGTTCTGCATGGGCGCCGCCTGGCGCTCGCCGAAGGAGCGCGATCTCGACAAGGTCGAGGCGATGGTGCGCGGCGTCAAGGAACTGGGGCTGGAGTCCTGTGTCACGCTGGGCATGCTCAAGCCGCAGCAGGCGCAGCGCTTGGCCGAAGCCGGTCTGGACTATTACAACCACAATCTCGATACCTCCGAGCGCTACTACAAGGACATCATCAGCACGCGGACCTATGCGGACCGGCTGGATACCCTGTCCAATGTGCGCGATGCCGGGCTCAAGACCTGTTGCGGCGGCATCGTCGGCATGGGTGAATCGCGCGAGGATCGCGTGGAACTGATGCTGACCCTGGCCAATCTGCCGGCCCACCCCGAAAGCGTGCCGATCAACAACCTGGTCCAGGTGCCGGGCACGCCACTGGCCGGTGGCGAGCCACTGGATCCGTTCGAGTTCGTGCGCAGCATCGCCGTGGCGCGCGTGATGATGCCGCGCGCCTACGTGCGCCTGTCCGCAGGCCGCACCGAGATGAACGATCAGCTGCAGGCGCTGTGTTTCCTCGCGGGCGCCAATTCGATCTTCTATGGCGATCGCCTGCTGACCACCGAGAACCCGCAGAACATCCGCGATCGCGCCCTGTTCGCCCGTCTCGGCATCGAGGCCGAAGGCCGGACCGACGCGCATTGCGCGCCCAAGGCGGAGGTGTCCGCTGCGGTCGAGGGCCAGTGCGGGTGA
- a CDS encoding ComF family protein — protein MKSFLVDGWRRLSAPACRLCAASGAGPLCTACVESLPWNDCACERCAQPLSTMQRLCARCQRRAPPYDHAEASFRLEAPIQQMIYGLKSHARLDNAELLARLMTRARPSFVEDHSLLVPVPLFRHRLRRRGYNQALELARGLAKRLQLRCDGLAVTQVRASRDLTRLNRPARRREVRGAYAVDPARVRGQALVLVDDVMTTGATVESISRLCRQAGAASISVWTAARTP, from the coding sequence ATGAAGAGCTTTCTGGTTGACGGCTGGCGACGGCTCAGCGCACCGGCCTGCCGCTTGTGTGCGGCCAGCGGGGCCGGCCCACTGTGCACGGCCTGCGTCGAAAGCCTGCCGTGGAACGATTGCGCCTGCGAACGCTGCGCGCAGCCCCTGTCGACGATGCAGCGGCTCTGCGCCCGTTGCCAGCGTCGCGCCCCGCCATACGACCACGCGGAGGCCAGCTTCCGACTCGAAGCGCCGATACAGCAGATGATCTACGGCCTGAAGTCGCACGCGCGTCTCGACAACGCCGAGCTGCTGGCACGGCTGATGACGCGCGCACGGCCGAGCTTCGTCGAGGACCACAGTCTGCTCGTCCCGGTGCCGCTGTTTCGGCATCGCTTGCGTCGACGCGGCTACAACCAGGCGCTGGAGCTGGCGCGAGGTCTGGCGAAACGTCTGCAACTGCGCTGCGACGGTCTGGCGGTGACTCAGGTTCGTGCCAGCCGCGACCTGACCCGACTCAACCGCCCTGCGCGCCGCCGCGAGGTTCGTGGCGCCTACGCCGTTGATCCGGCGCGCGTTCGGGGCCAGGCGCTAGTGCTGGTCGACGATGTGATGACCACCGGCGCCACGGTCGAGTCCATCAGCCGCCTGTGCCGACAGGCCGGAGCGGCCAGCATCTCGGTGTGGACGGCCGCGCGCACGCCCTGA